ACAGGATCGTTCGAGAATAAAAAGGCTACGAGCCGTATGGATATCTGCAGCTGCCAGTTTGGTCCTGATTGGATCATTTATACTTTTTTCATCAAAACAAGCCATCCCTAATCAAAAAATAGTTTTTCAATCAGACCATTCCCTGCCTCTGCCGGAACGGGAATTTGAGGGCCTCCGGATGAAATTAGGAGCCAACAGTAAAGTAAAATTACAGCGCCAGCAGGACAATGACATCAACATCCAACTTTCTGGCAATGTGATGCTCAGCAATACCTCTGCCCAGGATAAATATACCCAGGTATCATACACTACATCAGATGGACATCAAATGAGCCGTAAAATCTGCCTGAAGAAAGGGCAAAAATATCTTTTTGCCTATTATCCACTTAAAGAGGATAAACTCCTGGTTATAGAAAACAATGCCCTTATGGATATGCCCCCCGCCCTGGTAATGAACCTAAAGAATGATTTTGACTTGCTTTAAATCAGATTGATCCAAGCTATTTCCTAAAACGATCTGATCCCATTTATTTTCTAGTTATTTATTTTTCAGGACAATATTTGACCTGCAGACCTTTTCATTACGATCAATTATTTAAATTTATTCTAAATAATATGGGGGAAAAACCAGCTTCATGATAATAGTATGTATAAGAGCTTACCAGATCATGAATAAAGAGCCGTTAAATTTACCAGAGGAAAAGGCAATCGTTGAGCAAAAGGATTATGCGGTTAATAAATTAGAAGAAGTATTTTTAAGAGCAAGGGAAGCAAAAAGATCTTATTTAACCCCTTTTGATCGTTTATTATTAGAGTTCCTTTATACCGAACAAGTAATGATCACTACGGAAGAGCTTTGGATGGCCCTCAAAAGAGAAGGGGTAAAAATCAGTATTGCTACCGTGCAGCTTTGTCTAAATAGATTTCATCGTTGCGGTATTCTTGAGAAACAAAGGCTGGAGGGCGAGAAAAAACATCGCTATCATTTTATTCTGTCTTTCAGCTCCTGACTTCCCGTCCTCCGCACTTTTTCTGCAGAGGGCCCTGCACCAAAACGATAAGAAAAGGAAAGAATTACAGAGCGGCTATCCGGACGGCCATAACTATAAGTCTTGATTCCCCCATAGTTTGACGATTCCTTGTACTGAACACTTTTGAAAATATCATTTACCATCAGGTTAATTGAAGCCTTGTTTTGCATCAGGTCTTTTTTTGCTCCCGCAGCAATCATGTAATATCCTCTAGTCGTAAATACACCTGAAAGCTCTTTAGACCTATACAATCCATTAAGCTCGATCTTCCAGCTATCGCCGACTTTAAAAGAGTTCTGTGAATCAAATGTAAAACTGGTTCCTTTTAATGTAGTTCTGCTTCCTTTATCATCCACATTGAACTCATTCCGAAACAGGTTTGCAAACTGTGTTCCAGTCCACCAACTGGTAAAGTCGGTTGACCCGGTAATACTAAGTCCATAATTGATAAAAGTAGCCAGGTTCTCCGGTTTTAAAAAGGTCAGGTTTTGCTGACCAAAACCGCCTACAATATTGCTGATCACATTATTACTGCGGCTATAAGTGAGGTTGACATGATATTTTGACTTAAAACTGTACCCGAATTCAAAAGAATTTACCATTGCTGGATGCAAATAAGGGTTTCCTTCCTCATAACTAAATGGGTCTACATACACTCTAAAAGGATTCAGGTCCCAATAACTCGGGCGCTCAATCCTTCTGCTGTAACCAACCTGCAGCTTATGATTTTCTGTCAGTTCCTGATTTAGAAAGACACTGGGAAATACTTTAAAATATTCTCGGCTTACCAGTGAATCTGTAGTGATCTGATGCCCCTTAGTGAAAGTATACTCCCCTCTCAGTCCGATCTGGACACTAAATTTCCCAAAAGCCTGTTTTAGATTAACATAGCCTGCCTGGATCTGTTCTTTATATTTAAAGTGGTTACTGGTGCCATGATCCGGCAGATAAGTCTCATTCCTTAAAGTATCATATTTCAGATTATTTTCAGTCCGGACATCACTCCCTTTCCAGCCTGCGTCTAATTTTCCTGAGCTCCCCAATGGCAATGTATAATCCAGCTTAGCCACATATATATCATTGCTGGAGGGAAGATCTCCCCTTCTGGATGCCGGAGTCCGCAATGCTGCCCCTGAAGGATCCATATACCGGGTATCCAGCTGCTGGTCCATTTTAGAAAAATGACTTACATAATCTACATCCATAGTCAGTTCATGTCCGCTATCGCTAAAACGGTGGAGGTAATTGATATTGTAAAGCATATCTTCCCACCGCTCTTTCCCTTCTGTAAGCGTTCTGGTATCCCATAACAGCTCCTTCCCCGTACCATTGTATAACCCGTTTTTTGTAGTTTGAATAGAAGGATATTTTCCGACACCTCCGTTGATCAGAAAGCCCAGGGTATTCTTTTCATCGAGGAACAGGTCCAGTCCGGCACGAAAGTTCTGAGAACGTAATTTTGCCGTTTCTACTGTTTCCTGTCTGGAAATTCTCGAAGGAAACTGCGCAGCCTGCTGATCAGAAAAGAAGGTCCGGTCTGTATGCGTATAGCCTTTTAAATTCTGATAGAAATAATTATAGTTCCCAAATAAGTTTAGCTTTTCTGTCCGGTAGTTTAGATCTGTTCCTCCGCCAAGGTGGGTCCCCCTTCCTGCTCCTCCATTCAAAGAGACATTTCCATTCCATCCCGTTTTTACATTTTTCTTTAACAGGATATTGATGATCCCTCCTTTACCCGCGGCATCATAACGGGCAGATGGGTTTGCCATAATTTCTATCCGGGACACTGTATTTGATGCGGTACCACGAAGCAGGTTTGCCAGCTGGCTCCCCGATAGGTAAGTCAGCTTCCCATTGATCATTACTGTTGTACCTGGTCTTCCTTTCAGACTGATTTCGCCTTTATCATCAACTGTCACTCCGGGAGCTTTGGATAACAATTCCAATGCTGTGCTTCCCTGGGCCATTACACTGTTTTCTACATTCATCACCATTCGGTCCAGGCGCTGCTCAATCAAAGGCCTGGAAGCAGCAATCTCTACGGTACGGAGCAGCTGTTTATCTTCTAATAGCTTAATATTTCCTAAGGACAATACCTGATGGGGTCCACTTAAATCTAACAAATGACTGGTGTAGCCCAGATAACCTACATAGCTGATTTTTACTTTATAGCTTCCTTTGGACAATTCGTTCAAGTGAAAGTATCCCAGAGAATCGGTCATAACAGTGGCAACCTTTAAGGAGTCCTGCGATTTTAACAGGTAAATTCCGGCATAGGAAACAGGCCGATCCCGTTCATCCAGTAACCGGCCTGTTATACGGTGAGATTGAGCATAAACATGGAGAGAACAAATAAGCAGGCATAAAAAGGACAGTACGACTTTCATATCTTAAGGATCATTTACAATAAATTTGAAAAAAATTAGACTTGCGGTATCATTTTCTTCTTCTTGCTCTTCTTTTTGCGGTGCCACCAGACATAAAACCCGGTAATGGGCAAACTCGCACAAATCAAACTGGCAATGAAGTAGAGTATTTTGGTAGTCAGCCCTCCGATAGCGCCGACATGCAGCCCGTAATTCACCGTGCGCAGCCAATTGGCAAAAGGAAGCTCAGAAACCCTGGCCCTGGATTGCGGCAATAATTCCAGCGTATTGGGGTCTATAAATAAGTCGCGCCAATGGCCGTTAACCATATCCGTACAAACATAAATCGACTCATCAGGTTCGTCGGGAAACCCTACAATGATGTCATTTACATTATGTTCTGCAATTTCTTTTCTAACTTTCAACCAGGCCTTATCTATCTGAAAGTGTACCGTATTCTGGGGATAAGGAATGATCTCAGCCGGTTTTTTTCGTTCTGTAACTTTTCCACCAGCCAGCCAGTATACCCCTTTTGAAAACCAGGAGAAACTCATGATCAATCCTGTTGCTGCCATTAAAAGGCCCAGAAGCAAAGAATAAAAACCCAATACATTATGTAAATCATAATTGAGCCGCTTAAAGCGGGCAGACCATTTAATTTTAAAGCTTTTATCTACATTGGTCTTGCTCCACTTTTTTGGAAACCATAAGATCAGCCCACTAATCATCAGGAAAAAAAAGATGAACGTACCCCAGCCTACAATCTGACGACCGATCTTTCCTTCCATCCATAAATGACGGTGCCCCTCGTCCATGAAATGAAAGATGTCATCATGATCTTCTATGGCAAGAATTTCGGCGGTGTATGGATTTACATAAAGCACAGAATCAGATTCCAGGTCAATATGGGCAGATTTACTTAAACCATGGTACCAAATGGAATGGATCTCTTTTCCTGGCAGCGTTACAGATAGCGCCTCCCGGATTTTAGACGGAGGCATCAACTTACTTTCATCCTGTGCTACAACCTTAGTCCAGGGTTGTGTCAGGTCTTTAATTTCCTGTTCAAATACCAACACGCAGCCAGTAAGACTAATAATGAACACGATGATCCCCGAGGCTAGTCCAAGCCAGAGGTGGAACCAGGCATTTATCTTTTTAAACAACATGGATAAGATTTATGTCTGGTAGAAATATAAAGGCATAGAGAATGCCTGTAACAAAAAATGTTTTATTTTGCATTGCTTTTAGATGATAATCGATTTAGAAGTGACCTCATTTAGTTGAGGGTAAACCTGGCAGGTACGAACTGCCAGGTTCTTTTTTATTGCATTAGAGGGGGGGGGGAGTATCATTATACCATATGTATCGTTCCTTTCTATTGGTTTAAGTAGTTTAACCTGCTCTCACTATATAGAATTATCACAACTCAGGATTTCCCCCTATTCTATTTAGAATTATTTTAAATAGAAAACCATATTAAAAGATCTTTTTAAGAAAGGGCACCCAAAAGATGAAGTTGATGCATACTGTCTTTCAGGCCTGGATAAAGCTGTTGGTAGATCCTAAACATTTCTACATACAACTTATGATTTTGCTGGTTTGGCTTAATGGTTTGTTTGCCATTCTTAGAGGAAGGATATTCCGTCTGTAACCCAACTGCTTTTATGGCCATATAGGCTGCACCAATAGCCGAGGCGTCTTCTGTTTGCAGGAGGACAATATCCTTTCCGGTAATATCAGCCAGGATTTCCATCCATATTCTGGAATGTACAAAGCCACCACTCACATTGATTTGCCTGATCTCTTCGGAGTATTTTTCTACGGCAAGAAGCACATCATTCAACGCATAACAAATCCCTTCCAGCACTGCGCGGGAAAAGTGTCCCTGACGGTGATGAAGCCTAAGGCCAAAAAAAGCGCCGCAGCTTTCTGAATCCCATGTCGGAGCTCGCTCACCCGTCAGATAAGGAAGAAAGATCAGTCCTGCGCTCCCTGCCGGAATGGTTTCAATTTTTTCAAAAAAAGACGTATAATCCTCAGGAGAGAGTTCTTCTCTACCTAAAGAATGTTTAAGAAACCATTGCAGCGCTATCCCCCCGTTATTTACCGGGCCGCCGCAAACATACTTCTGTTCATCCAGAAGATAACTGAAGGTCATCGCCTCTTCGTTAAAGATCGGGTCTTTACTGGAAATACGCACTGCGCCACTTGTTCCAATTGTCAATGCTGCAATTCCCGGGTCAGTGGCGTCGCTCCCGATATTAGCCAGACAGCCATCACTGGCGCCGATTACAAATGTTACCCCCCAATCATCTTTCCTGCTGTAACTTGTGCTAACCGGAACAGATAAACGCTCCGGAACAAGGTTTGCCATCGCTAAGGCTTCAGTACTCCAGGCCAATGATTTTATATCAAATAATCCAGTACAGGAAGCTATTGAATGGTCTATTTTGAACTCTTTAAATAGCCGGTACCAGATGTATTCCTTGATCGAGATAAATTTATAGGTCTGTTTAAATAACTCCGGATTGTTCTCCGCCTGCCAGATCACCTTACAAAGCGGAGACATTGCATGAATCGGTGTTCCGGTTGTCTTATAAATCTTCATTCCCTGATCGGATGCTTTTATTCTCGATGCAATCTCTGAACTACGGGAATCAGCCCATGTCATCATAGGAGCAAGAGGATTACCATTCTGATCCACATTAATAAGACTGTGCATTGCACTGCTTAATCCGATCACCACCGGGCTTGCTCCATTTCTAGCTACTATTTCACGGATACAAGCTGTAAAAGCTGTCCAGATTACCTCAGGATCCTGCTCGCTATAACCTGGGATTGGTGAATAAGATGGATAAAATTCCTGGAAGGAATCCACAGGTTCATAATTCATGTTCAGTACAACAGCTTTTGTACTTCCCGTACCGATGTCTATTCCCAGAATGTATTCCATGATCTAAATTTAGATGCAATTTATATTTTTAATATCAGAAACCCGTTCAAAAGCAACCTGCACATATCGATGAAATTTTGATTCATCAAAGTTAAGCCAGCAATCAGTATAAGCTTTTATTCTATTCCCTAGAATTAAAACAAGCTATAAAAATCCCTCAAAAAACACCTTAACATCAACAAAAAACCGTATTGTTAAAATAAATCGCTTTTGACGACAACCCGTTGCTATTTTTTCTATAGCTTTAAGCAAAATTTATCACAAATATAAAAGAATGAAAAAACTACTACTATCACTAACAATTGCTACAGCTGCACTAACTGCTTCTGCTCAGACAACCCCAATTACTTTCGGAGTAAAAGCCGGAGCAACATTTCCTACTGTGTCGATGTCGGAATCAGAAGGCTCAGACCTAAAATTAAACACCTCTTTCTATGTAGGAGGTACTGTAGATTTTGCAATTGGAGAAACCTTCTCTATTCAGCCAGGAATCACCTTTTTAGGTAAAGGTTTTAAAATGAATTCTACTGAAACCGAAGAAGGGGTTAATGTAAAGACTACAATTAAGTCAAATGTATGGCACATTGAAGTTCCTGTAAATTTTCTTGCTAACATTCCTGTTGGCGATGATAAATTCTTTATAGGAGCAGGACCCTATTATGGAATCGCAATTTCCGGAAAAAACAAAGCAGAAGGAAGTGCAACACAAGATGGACAAACTGTGAAAATATCTACGTCGGAAGATGTTGATTTTGGCAAAGATGGCTCTCACAAACGTGGTGAATTCGGAGTAAACTTTTTAGGCGGTTATCAGCTAAGCAATGGCTTTAACATCCATGCTGGTTATGGATTAGGTTTAAGCAATATCGCTAAGGACGCTGATGGCATTAAAGTAAAAAACAGAGTGCTGTCAGTAGGTGTTGGTTTTTCTTTTTAAAACCTAACGCCCAAGATGTTCTACCTAAAAAAATGAGCCCGATAAATTATCGGGCTCATTTTTTTATTCGAAAAGAATAAATTTATAAACTATGCGGTTAATCTCACTCTTACCTGCACCGGAATAATGGTTTCACCATTATCCAATGTTACTAAAAACATAAAAGCAATTTCACCATTTGCAACAACCAGTTTGCTATTAGCTTCTGAGGAGGCCTTGAAAGCCGCAAGGGTGGTCTGAAATACAGCAGTCTTTCCATTACCAGCAATCGGCGTTGTAATATACTTCGCATTAGCAACTCCCCCCGGCTGAATAGCTGTAGCGCCTCCCAATACCTTTGTAATCTCTTTTATCGATCTCGGAGAGTTATCAGGAATGGCTAACGTAAACTTAAGTGGAGCATTTAAGTCTGCAATAGACATGGAAATATAAGGGTTAAACCCATAAGTAGTTGTTCCAGGGAAAGTAACCGGTGTTTCAGGCAAATTGTCTTTATAAAATTGACCGTATTCTTTCTCACAGCCTGTCATTCCAATTGTCAGGAACAAGACCAGTATCATATATATCTTTTTCATATCATTAATTAGTTTACATCCCACCAAACTTTTACATTTGGCAAAATACCTGTTTTAAAATTAGGATTACGTTGTATCTCCTGACTGATGTACTGTAGCCTAACCGGACGGGTTCCATCTATACCAACTGCATTCTGATGTGGCAATAAATCAGGATAACCTGTTCTTCTCCAGTCTGTCCATTGCTCAAATCCATTTCCAATCAAGGAGATATATTTTTGATTGATAATCTGTTTTATTTTAGCTTCATTATTCCCTGTTAACGTTGCAATAGTCGGATTCGCCGTAAAGAAAGCAGCTATATTTGCATCAGACACTCCGGCAGATTTCATCGATTCCGTTATCCCTTCCGTATACAATGCCTGCGGATCACCAGCAGTCCCTAACCTCAACGCTGCTTCGGCAAGAATAAATGCGCGTTGCCAGTTGGAAACTAACCTTACCGGCCCTTCTCCATTTACTCCGGTTACATAATCACCAAGCTGAGAACGCGTTCCAAAAGCAGGAACCGTTCCTGCAAAACCGTTATCCACAGTTACGTAGTTTGCTCCCGGCTTAGTAATGAAGGCAGTTAACCTAGGGTCGTTTGTCTCCTGCAATCGTGTTAAAAATCTGGTACTAATCAATTGATCCGTTCTAAAAGCACTAATCCTTGTATACTCATAAACAGGACTTCTGCTACCAACAGCTGCACCAAACTTAACTTCCAGGTTTTCATTATTATTCTTGATATAACTATCAGAAGCCAGCACTTCATCTATAATCGCTTTTGCTTTTACGGGTTCAACCAAACTGATTTGAAGTGCCAATTTAAGCAAGAGTGTATTTCCAGCTTTTTTCCATTTTGTAAGATCTCCGCCATAAACCACATCGTCAGTTTTAGGTTTTAGCAACCCTTGCTTATCGAGATCCTTGATCCCCTCTTTTATCAGATCAAAGAGGCCCTGAACATTTGCGTTCCCCAAATAAATATCCTTTTGAGTATCTATTTTTGGTTGAGTGGCATCATTTCCTCTTAACGCGTCTGAATATGGAATATCTCCCCAGCAATCCGTTGTCATGCCAAAAGTATAAGCCATCATTATCTTTGAGATTCCTGAATAAATCGGCGACTGATATTTACCTTCATTTTCGATAATTTTTTTATAATTTATCAACGCAGCGTCGTATATTTCAAGACGCCATTGGTTTCCAAAATCATCACCATCCGTATTGTATCTATCCCATCTTAAAGGGCTATTGCCCGCACCTGCAGTGACATCAATCAGCACAGAACCGAATCTGTTCAATTCGTTAGAATTTGCGAATGCCGAACCCACAAGTGCTCCTGGCAAGACTACCGAAGGAGGAACATCCAGAGGATTGTTAGGCGTTTCATTAACATCAAGAAATTTCTTACAAGATGCTGTGCTCA
This region of Pedobacter steynii genomic DNA includes:
- a CDS encoding transcriptional repressor, whose protein sequence is MIIVCIRAYQIMNKEPLNLPEEKAIVEQKDYAVNKLEEVFLRAREAKRSYLTPFDRLLLEFLYTEQVMITTEELWMALKREGVKISIATVQLCLNRFHRCGILEKQRLEGEKKHRYHFILSFSS
- a CDS encoding outer membrane beta-barrel family protein → MKVVLSFLCLLICSLHVYAQSHRITGRLLDERDRPVSYAGIYLLKSQDSLKVATVMTDSLGYFHLNELSKGSYKVKISYVGYLGYTSHLLDLSGPHQVLSLGNIKLLEDKQLLRTVEIAASRPLIEQRLDRMVMNVENSVMAQGSTALELLSKAPGVTVDDKGEISLKGRPGTTVMINGKLTYLSGSQLANLLRGTASNTVSRIEIMANPSARYDAAGKGGIINILLKKNVKTGWNGNVSLNGGAGRGTHLGGGTDLNYRTEKLNLFGNYNYFYQNLKGYTHTDRTFFSDQQAAQFPSRISRQETVETAKLRSQNFRAGLDLFLDEKNTLGFLINGGVGKYPSIQTTKNGLYNGTGKELLWDTRTLTEGKERWEDMLYNINYLHRFSDSGHELTMDVDYVSHFSKMDQQLDTRYMDPSGAALRTPASRRGDLPSSNDIYVAKLDYTLPLGSSGKLDAGWKGSDVRTENNLKYDTLRNETYLPDHGTSNHFKYKEQIQAGYVNLKQAFGKFSVQIGLRGEYTFTKGHQITTDSLVSREYFKVFPSVFLNQELTENHKLQVGYSRRIERPSYWDLNPFRVYVDPFSYEEGNPYLHPAMVNSFEFGYSFKSKYHVNLTYSRSNNVISNIVGGFGQQNLTFLKPENLATFINYGLSITGSTDFTSWWTGTQFANLFRNEFNVDDKGSRTTLKGTSFTFDSQNSFKVGDSWKIELNGLYRSKELSGVFTTRGYYMIAAGAKKDLMQNKASINLMVNDIFKSVQYKESSNYGGIKTYSYGRPDSRSVILSFSYRFGAGPSAEKVRRTGSQELKDRIK
- a CDS encoding PepSY-associated TM helix domain-containing protein; translation: MLFKKINAWFHLWLGLASGIIVFIISLTGCVLVFEQEIKDLTQPWTKVVAQDESKLMPPSKIREALSVTLPGKEIHSIWYHGLSKSAHIDLESDSVLYVNPYTAEILAIEDHDDIFHFMDEGHRHLWMEGKIGRQIVGWGTFIFFFLMISGLILWFPKKWSKTNVDKSFKIKWSARFKRLNYDLHNVLGFYSLLLGLLMAATGLIMSFSWFSKGVYWLAGGKVTERKKPAEIIPYPQNTVHFQIDKAWLKVRKEIAEHNVNDIIVGFPDEPDESIYVCTDMVNGHWRDLFIDPNTLELLPQSRARVSELPFANWLRTVNYGLHVGAIGGLTTKILYFIASLICASLPITGFYVWWHRKKKSKKKKMIPQV
- a CDS encoding gluconokinase gives rise to the protein MEYILGIDIGTGSTKAVVLNMNYEPVDSFQEFYPSYSPIPGYSEQDPEVIWTAFTACIREIVARNGASPVVIGLSSAMHSLINVDQNGNPLAPMMTWADSRSSEIASRIKASDQGMKIYKTTGTPIHAMSPLCKVIWQAENNPELFKQTYKFISIKEYIWYRLFKEFKIDHSIASCTGLFDIKSLAWSTEALAMANLVPERLSVPVSTSYSRKDDWGVTFVIGASDGCLANIGSDATDPGIAALTIGTSGAVRISSKDPIFNEEAMTFSYLLDEQKYVCGGPVNNGGIALQWFLKHSLGREELSPEDYTSFFEKIETIPAGSAGLIFLPYLTGERAPTWDSESCGAFFGLRLHHRQGHFSRAVLEGICYALNDVLLAVEKYSEEIRQINVSGGFVHSRIWMEILADITGKDIVLLQTEDASAIGAAYMAIKAVGLQTEYPSSKNGKQTIKPNQQNHKLYVEMFRIYQQLYPGLKDSMHQLHLLGALS
- a CDS encoding porin family protein, coding for MKKLLLSLTIATAALTASAQTTPITFGVKAGATFPTVSMSESEGSDLKLNTSFYVGGTVDFAIGETFSIQPGITFLGKGFKMNSTETEEGVNVKTTIKSNVWHIEVPVNFLANIPVGDDKFFIGAGPYYGIAISGKNKAEGSATQDGQTVKISTSEDVDFGKDGSHKRGEFGVNFLGGYQLSNGFNIHAGYGLGLSNIAKDADGIKVKNRVLSVGVGFSF
- a CDS encoding SusD/RagB family nutrient-binding outer membrane lipoprotein produces the protein MKHIRVNKILSLCAIAALVLSTASCKKFLDVNETPNNPLDVPPSVVLPGALVGSAFANSNELNRFGSVLIDVTAGAGNSPLRWDRYNTDGDDFGNQWRLEIYDAALINYKKIIENEGKYQSPIYSGISKIMMAYTFGMTTDCWGDIPYSDALRGNDATQPKIDTQKDIYLGNANVQGLFDLIKEGIKDLDKQGLLKPKTDDVVYGGDLTKWKKAGNTLLLKLALQISLVEPVKAKAIIDEVLASDSYIKNNNENLEVKFGAAVGSRSPVYEYTRISAFRTDQLISTRFLTRLQETNDPRLTAFITKPGANYVTVDNGFAGTVPAFGTRSQLGDYVTGVNGEGPVRLVSNWQRAFILAEAALRLGTAGDPQALYTEGITESMKSAGVSDANIAAFFTANPTIATLTGNNEAKIKQIINQKYISLIGNGFEQWTDWRRTGYPDLLPHQNAVGIDGTRPVRLQYISQEIQRNPNFKTGILPNVKVWWDVN